Part of the Carassius auratus strain Wakin chromosome 8, ASM336829v1, whole genome shotgun sequence genome is shown below.
ACCTGGTctaatgggtttgaaacaacatgagggtgagtaaataatgaattgtaatttttttttcacaaatttgcttgctaaactttacatttaaataatatatttaacatgtCTCATAATTGTTTACAGTGCTCACATAGCATTTAAAAAAGCATATATTTCAGTTGGTAAATCCAATGTGCATGTACAGTCCTAAGTGCTTGTCTCAATACGAGTGAACCGTCAAGGTACATATACGTACAGTATACAGGTTTGCTGGTTAATTGCAGCATTGAGTGCTGGTGAAATACTCGTGTGTAATAACCACTAAACTGTATATTTGACTGTTTTCAGTTGCAACACACCAGTGCTAATATTATGTCTCTCTTTTTACTCTGCACTCTGGAACTTGAGAGTTATTTTAAACACTAAAGGCTAAAAGTCTCAGTTACAGCGAGAAAATTAAAACATCACTCAAAAGAAGGCGGAATCAGTAAAAGACAGAGCTGGGAACTTGATAGACGAAGATAAGTAGCATTGCAGCagtttttttatctagttatatGGGATGAGATAACCTCAAATATACAAACCATATACAAACAAGTATATAGGCATGAAATATCGATTTGAGTTGAAATTGTTTGGTAAGTAGGATGTAATAAGCAGCATAATGTGCATTCAGCTGGTCATAAGGTCCTAATTATTCTGTCTGGAATTATTTTCTGATGGTGACTGTACATCATCCTTTACATAATCTGTCCATAACGAActggaacaatttttttttttataatagttaacatatttatttatctattgtttattttattcaaatatatttgggtgaagtaaataaaatgtggCAACATTTCCTTTTAGTTTGTCTTAATTAAACCTGAAATTTGCCAGTAACGCTgactttttatcttttctttaaTTGGTTGGAAGTGCAGAATCTCTTCCTTTCCATCTGGCTGTAAGAGGTCTGATGCTGTTAATGATTTTCACTAAAGACTGATAGTTTCCCATTAATAAAACTGAGAAGGAAATACCATTGAGCACTTCCAAGAGGTATCTACTTCTAGGTTAATTAGACAATAATTGGCATTTGTGTAGTGAAAGGTTACAATATTTTGGCTTGAAGGATTGCAGTGAAAATGTCACATTAACATGCAGTACAACCATTATAGAATTCATTCTGCCTTTTTCAAACAAGGCTGTTATCATATGCTGCATAAATATTGGCATCTTCACACTGCCCTTTTTCCCAATGTTGGAGCTACTTTTCTGAATTAGTCTGGGATTGATAACATTAATGTTTTGGAatttataattgatttaattacTTATTCCCAGAACATTTCCATGGTCAAATATGACTGGAGCCGAGCTTCCTTTAGTACTTTAATAAGGTTCCTATCTCATTTGAAGCAGCTTGTTTCTGACGCTTCAAGCAACAAAAGGTTATAACTGAGATTTGGGAAATACAGTATAATTTAAGAAGATCCTCAAGGAACTGTGTAATTGATTTAGTTGGGCAGTTCTGGGCCGAAAAACATGTTTACTGCTCAGGCTGAGGAAAAGGTTTTGTGACACTCtttaccaacaaaaaaaaagaccgAAACACACATGTCAAACTTAGTGACTCAAGGTCTCTGGGAGAATAATCTAAATATATCAAGAATCTAGCAAGCAATACACTGGCCAGAAATGAAACTGGTAGGGCGTCCAAATCCAAACCATTCTATGTGCACTTTATTTAcaatgattcattattattacaatcTTTAATCTACATGTCACCATCTGCATACAGTCCTGTAGCCTCATAAGTGAGTGCAGCGCATTGGCAAGCCTGGAAATACAGTTTCGTTTTTAACTACAAAAGGtgctaaaataaaatcatttaaaaaaagaagagaacatAATACAAATGAACATACAAAAAAGATTTGATCCATCTTGTTAAATTGTCATATTTTGCCATAGGTCTGCTGTTCTCTCTGTCTTGGCATTGTCAAACCAAAAGAATGCGAGACATCCTTTGTTATGTAATGACTGATGTGTTGTGTTCAGTTAGGTTTATGTAGCAGTTGTTTCCTGGCTCGTACTTGTCTCTATTACGAAGGCAAAAGGGTGAGTTCAGTTCGCACACATTGATTTGACTATGCCACTTCCTTTAAAGCACTGTCGTTTAGCCGCTCCATATAGTTTCGTAGTTCCTTGGAGTCACCAAGCTCAACATCCTGACATACCCACTTAATGTCATTGTCAGAATCCACTCCCAACTTTTCCTTAGCCGGACTAACACTTTCCACTGGGATGGTGGTGAATGTGGTAAACTTCACGCGTTTTCGTTTGGTCGTTGGCGAATCGCCTTTACTGTCTTTCCCGGTGCAGACCGTAGCGGTTTCGGCTCCTCGGTGCACCTGGCCTTGAACGTTCTTCTGCAAAGAGCCGCCATTGAGAAGGTGGCTCCCTTCCTCTAACCCTCCTAAGCTGGAATCCATAATGGTGATGTGTTCATCAGTCTGCGGAGACAAACTTACGTGGCTCTCCAGAAGTTCGGCGTCGTTTCCCAGCCACACCCAGTCGTGGGCGTGGTTCAAGCTCTCCTGGCCTTCAATCGACATTTCCTTGTGTTGGTACTTGAGGGTATATGAGATGCAATTGATTAGAAAAACCAGAATAGCCAAACAGAAGACACCTAATAAAGCGTACATCCCAATTTCAAGGTCAGTAAGTCCATGAGGTATTTGGAGGTCGTCCTCATCCACATTATGTCCTCGGGGAAGGTCTACTTGAGCGGGGAAGTCTGAGAAATCATTGGGAATGCCGGGCAAATGGCTCCCGTCATCTGAGAGCTTGTCTCCGTCTGGCCTCCTGATGATTGCTGTTTTGGTTGTAGTGGTGATTCTTCTCATGATACCGTCTTCCATGTCTGAGATGGAGCTTCCATAGTAGTGGATGTCCATTCCGGTCCTATCCGGGAGAGACGGATTCTGTCTACGGTCTCCTGGTCTGTTGTCCATGTCCTCATCCTGGCCAAAGTCACGTGGTCTCAAGGCGCTTTCGCTACTACCGAACTTCACGCGGATGTTGCAGTTTCCAGCCGCCAGGACGCTCCGGCGCTTAAATTTCTGACACACTTCAGATACCGTCATTTCCACATGCACCAGCAGACCTTGACCCTCGGCTCGTGCAGAAATAACGGGCCACCAGCCTGCTGTGTCTTGCCGTACGGACACGACATCCTCATCCAGAGAGGTAGCGGTCAGAACAAAGTGCTCCGGGTTGTACAGGTCCAGAGGAGCCATGGAGCCGTCACTGAACTGCAGCCATGCACTGATCAGCGCCTCCTACAGAGCGCAAGGAGAAAAACAGAAGATATGTTTGAGTGTAGCAACTATAAATGCATGATACaatctaaaaaaatatgttaaagtaGGGCACGACATACTGCAgaattttaaggatttttttttttttacaggggtTTTAcc
Proteins encoded:
- the LOC113107395 gene encoding transmembrane protein 132C isoform X2 produces the protein MREVKECEQIIYQTSRNPPKLPEVKKVSDRCDYVYVNGKEMRGRVRMLLNFTYGYLRAQLEVKVWIPKLPLHIEVSDTELSQIKGWRIAVNSNAQRSTRDSEDDDDEERRGKTCTLQYQRAMVRVLTHFVAESSETRGQVTHMLGSDWQVDITELVWDFLKVENPRIARLREGRVLEGMDTGMTSIQVLSPLSDSILAEKTVRVVDDRVTITELGLQLVSGLALNLQLSTGSNRAISATATTQEVLSKPKQEALISAWLQFSDGSMAPLDLYNPEHFVLTATSLDEDVVSVRQDTAGWWPVISARAEGQGLLVHVEMTVSEVCQKFKRRSVLAAGNCNIRVKFGSSESALRPRDFGQDEDMDNRPGDRRQNPSLPDRTGMDIHYYGSSISDMEDGIMRRITTTTKTAIIRRPDGDKLSDDGSHLPGIPNDFSDFPAQVDLPRGHNVDEDDLQIPHGLTDLEIGMYALLGVFCLAILVFLINCISYTLKYQHKEMSIEGQESLNHAHDWVWLGNDAELLESHVSLSPQTDEHITIMDSSLGGLEEGSHLLNGGSLQKNVQGQVHRGAETATVCTGKDSKGDSPTTKRKRVKFTTFTTIPVESVSPAKEKLGVDSDNDIKWVCQDVELGDSKELRNYMERLNDSALKEVA